A genomic window from Agreia sp. COWG includes:
- a CDS encoding ABC transporter substrate-binding protein, with protein MSSRTRTLIAATAAGTALLFALSGCAASGSEADSATASGPVTLTFWHAMSGPAAKELDTLVSQFNTQEAGKITVDASFQGSYSDVQTKYTAAVQSNSTPDVLMMNDISTGFMVDSKKTTPLSTFTDKDSSFDADSFPPIVSTYYAAASGGLAAMPFSVSQPVLYLNRALVTQAGLDPENPPTTLTEVADWAEKIHSSTGAYGMTMNMSDSWMLEEMSASGGENFCTPDNGRGSDKVTGISMTSPTQVAFMGTLQKLFTDGTALNPGTDNSTMTSAFASNKVGIMLTSSGGYTTADPSKTASKVAAYPKTSTSKDAGVVVGGNALWISGEGHSEAQQKAAYEFLTYLHSADVQAAWSSATGYLASNTAAADTTVGKQSLSDPNVAAMAQQLIDTPASQAAAGCRTGAFPTVRATVIGAFNQIVEGADVTSTMKDAESKAADQISAYNTAAG; from the coding sequence ATGTCCTCCCGCACACGCACCCTGATCGCGGCCACCGCCGCCGGCACAGCCCTGCTCTTCGCCCTGTCCGGATGCGCGGCATCCGGCTCCGAGGCCGACTCGGCCACCGCATCCGGCCCCGTCACCCTCACGTTCTGGCACGCGATGTCGGGGCCCGCCGCCAAGGAGCTCGACACCCTCGTCTCGCAGTTCAACACCCAAGAGGCCGGCAAGATCACGGTCGACGCCTCGTTCCAGGGTTCGTACTCAGACGTGCAGACCAAGTACACGGCCGCGGTGCAGTCCAACTCGACGCCCGACGTGCTGATGATGAACGACATCTCCACCGGCTTCATGGTCGACTCCAAGAAGACCACGCCCCTGTCGACGTTCACCGACAAGGACTCGTCGTTCGACGCCGACAGCTTTCCCCCGATCGTCAGCACGTACTACGCGGCAGCATCCGGCGGCCTCGCTGCCATGCCGTTCTCGGTCTCGCAGCCGGTGCTCTACCTCAATCGAGCGCTCGTCACCCAGGCCGGGCTCGACCCCGAGAACCCGCCGACAACGCTGACCGAGGTCGCCGACTGGGCCGAGAAGATCCACTCCTCGACGGGGGCGTACGGCATGACCATGAACATGAGCGACTCCTGGATGCTCGAGGAGATGTCCGCTTCGGGCGGCGAGAACTTCTGCACCCCCGACAACGGCCGTGGCTCCGACAAGGTGACCGGAATCAGCATGACGTCTCCCACCCAGGTGGCATTCATGGGCACGCTGCAGAAGCTTTTCACAGATGGGACCGCGCTGAATCCCGGAACCGACAACAGCACCATGACCTCGGCGTTCGCCAGCAACAAGGTGGGCATCATGCTCACGTCCTCGGGCGGCTACACCACGGCTGACCCGTCGAAGACGGCCTCGAAGGTCGCGGCCTACCCGAAGACCTCCACCTCGAAAGATGCCGGTGTGGTCGTCGGCGGCAACGCCCTGTGGATCTCGGGCGAGGGGCACTCCGAGGCCCAGCAGAAGGCCGCGTACGAGTTCCTCACCTACCTGCACTCGGCCGATGTGCAGGCAGCCTGGTCGAGCGCCACCGGCTATCTCGCATCGAACACCGCGGCAGCAGACACCACGGTCGGCAAGCAGTCCCTCTCCGACCCTAACGTCGCGGCCATGGCCCAGCAGCTGATCGACACCCCGGCCAGCCAGGCCGCCGCCGGATGCCGCACGGGTGCCTTCCCGACGGTTCGCGCCACGGTCATCGGCGCGTTCAACCAGATCGTCGAGGGGGCCGACGTCACCTCCACGATGAAGGATGCCGAGTCGAAGGCCGCAGACCAGATCTCGGCCTACAACACGGCAGCCGGCTAG
- a CDS encoding GntR family transcriptional regulator has translation MPEVATPGGAAFPGTWRPDAASATPPFEQLRARVLALVTSGELSAGFRLPPVRALAEQLGLATNTVARAYKELEADGIVETHGRGGTLVSPQGDAAHRAAQQAATEFAAKTRSLGLDADDALAIVAAALGR, from the coding sequence ATGCCTGAGGTCGCGACCCCGGGCGGCGCCGCCTTCCCCGGTACCTGGCGACCGGATGCCGCGAGCGCCACTCCCCCGTTCGAACAGCTGCGGGCCCGCGTGCTCGCCCTGGTCACCTCGGGTGAGCTGTCGGCGGGGTTCCGGCTGCCGCCCGTGCGCGCCCTCGCGGAGCAACTCGGGCTGGCGACGAACACGGTCGCCCGCGCCTATAAAGAACTCGAGGCCGACGGCATCGTGGAGACGCACGGCCGGGGCGGCACCCTCGTCTCGCCCCAGGGCGACGCTGCGCACCGCGCCGCCCAGCAGGCCGCGACGGAGTTCGCGGCGAAGACGCGTTCGCTCGGCCTCGATGCCGACGACGCCCTCGCGATCGTGGCGGCGGCGCTCGGCCGGTAG
- the ppk2 gene encoding polyphosphate kinase 2 has protein sequence MSHKKPKPLVKRMPKHRYEEELERLQIQLVSMQQWVVETGARVVVIFEGRDAAGKGGAIKRIVQYLNPRSARVVALPTPNDREKGQWYFQRYIEHLPTAGEIVLMDRSWYNRAGVERVMDYCTPEQYRRFLHQVPTFERMLVEDGIIVIKYWFSVSDEVQEERFHSRLNDPMRRWKLSDTDVVSITKWEDYSRAKDAMFEATDHADAPWWTIESDDKRAARLNAISHLLSQIPYEPRMPEEVEIPPRPAADDYERPAREQYKYVPDHAAELS, from the coding sequence ATGTCTCATAAGAAGCCCAAGCCGCTCGTGAAGCGCATGCCGAAGCACCGCTACGAAGAAGAACTGGAGCGCCTGCAGATTCAGCTCGTCAGCATGCAGCAGTGGGTCGTCGAGACGGGAGCCAGGGTCGTCGTGATCTTCGAGGGGCGAGACGCGGCCGGCAAGGGCGGGGCCATCAAGCGCATCGTGCAGTACCTCAACCCCCGCTCGGCCCGGGTGGTCGCGCTGCCCACGCCGAACGATCGCGAGAAGGGCCAATGGTACTTCCAGCGCTACATCGAACACCTCCCGACGGCGGGCGAGATCGTGCTGATGGATCGCTCCTGGTACAACCGAGCCGGCGTCGAGCGGGTCATGGACTACTGCACGCCCGAGCAGTACCGGCGCTTTCTGCACCAAGTTCCGACGTTCGAGCGCATGCTGGTCGAAGACGGCATCATCGTGATCAAATACTGGTTCTCGGTCTCCGACGAGGTGCAGGAGGAGCGCTTCCACTCCAGGCTCAATGACCCGATGCGCCGCTGGAAGCTCTCTGACACCGACGTCGTATCGATCACGAAGTGGGAGGACTACTCCCGCGCCAAGGACGCCATGTTCGAGGCGACCGACCACGCCGATGCCCCGTGGTGGACGATCGAGAGCGACGACAAGCGCGCAGCGCGACTGAACGCGATCAGCCACCTGCTGTCGCAGATCCCCTACGAACCCCGGATGCCGGAGGAGGTCGAGATTCCGCCGAGGCCGGCGGCCGACGACTACGAGCGCCCGGCTCGAGAGCAGTACAAGTACGTGCCGGATCACGCAGCCGAGCTCAGCTGA
- a CDS encoding Lrp/AsnC family transcriptional regulator yields MDALDYKILDLLKLNSRTGYGDIGQVIGLSASAVKRRIDRLVGSGIIRGFTIQLDPTLDGTVTEAYVELFCRGTVAPAELKRILSSVPEVVDAGTVTGSADAIVHMRSRDIPSLELALEKVRIAPNVDHTRSAIVLSNLIRR; encoded by the coding sequence ATGGACGCACTCGACTACAAGATCCTCGACCTGCTCAAGCTCAATTCCCGCACGGGCTATGGAGACATCGGCCAGGTGATCGGCCTGTCGGCGTCGGCGGTGAAGCGGCGCATCGACCGCCTCGTGGGCAGCGGCATCATCCGGGGCTTCACCATTCAGCTCGACCCGACGCTCGACGGCACCGTGACCGAGGCCTATGTCGAGCTGTTCTGCCGCGGCACTGTCGCGCCGGCCGAACTCAAGCGCATCCTCTCGAGCGTTCCCGAGGTGGTCGATGCGGGAACCGTGACGGGCAGTGCCGATGCCATCGTGCATATGCGCAGCCGCGACATCCCGAGCCTCGAGCTCGCCCTCGAGAAGGTGCGGATCGCCCCGAACGTCGACCACACGCGCAGCGCCATCGTGCTCTCGAACCTCATCCGCAGGTAG
- a CDS encoding esterase family protein, which produces MLNWFFSIDVVTGPAPLIVWALTGACALALLIRRSHRRWVVKSVVGVVLGIVLGLVVVLLVNITDAFGVTMPSGTTRWMCILFAAVGLAVASLTSPPKRRKALSLGLVILSVVSATLGVNAAFGINRTVGAAFGVSTQKPIEGLTTPPPSSSVTGPLYKSWNPPADMPAMGKTGLLTGASAIASSAGFTPREASIYLPPAAQVENAPALPLVVMMMGQPGNPQPDFIAAALDELAAKNRGLAPIVIIADQLGDPDSDPVCADSAKYGGVDTYFNKDIVAYAKKTLNIMQDPRYWTIAGYSNGGACAFTWASKHPEIWGNIVDISGNEWPGDENEQAAIADGYGGDASAYEAAKPAAWLAKNAGRFANHVAVFTAGENDPEYVDFAAKNSALAEAAGFSTTNYVVPGADHVVTALRGGLPFAFGVLYPRLGLAPPPAS; this is translated from the coding sequence ATGCTCAACTGGTTCTTCAGCATCGATGTGGTCACCGGGCCAGCGCCCCTGATCGTGTGGGCGCTCACCGGCGCGTGCGCGCTGGCCCTGCTGATTCGGCGGTCACACAGGCGCTGGGTCGTGAAGAGCGTCGTCGGAGTCGTGCTCGGGATCGTGCTCGGCCTCGTCGTCGTGTTGCTGGTCAACATCACCGACGCATTCGGCGTCACCATGCCCTCCGGCACGACACGATGGATGTGCATCCTGTTCGCAGCCGTCGGCCTCGCCGTGGCCAGCCTCACCAGCCCGCCGAAGCGACGAAAGGCCCTGTCGCTCGGCCTCGTCATCCTCTCCGTCGTCTCCGCCACCCTCGGGGTGAACGCCGCGTTCGGAATCAACAGAACAGTGGGCGCCGCATTCGGGGTATCAACGCAGAAACCCATAGAAGGACTCACGACGCCACCGCCGAGCAGCTCGGTCACGGGGCCCCTGTATAAGAGTTGGAACCCGCCGGCAGACATGCCGGCGATGGGCAAGACCGGGCTTCTCACCGGTGCGAGCGCCATCGCGTCGAGCGCAGGTTTCACGCCCCGTGAGGCCTCGATCTACCTTCCCCCGGCGGCCCAGGTCGAGAATGCGCCCGCGTTGCCCCTCGTGGTGATGATGATGGGCCAGCCCGGAAACCCGCAGCCGGACTTCATCGCCGCGGCGCTCGACGAACTCGCTGCCAAGAACCGGGGGTTGGCACCGATCGTGATCATCGCCGACCAGCTGGGTGATCCTGACAGCGACCCGGTATGCGCAGACTCGGCGAAGTACGGCGGCGTCGATACCTACTTCAACAAAGACATCGTCGCCTACGCGAAGAAGACGTTGAACATCATGCAAGACCCCCGCTACTGGACGATCGCGGGGTATTCGAACGGCGGGGCCTGCGCGTTCACCTGGGCCAGCAAGCATCCGGAGATCTGGGGCAACATCGTCGACATCTCGGGAAACGAATGGCCGGGCGACGAGAACGAGCAGGCAGCGATCGCCGACGGCTACGGCGGGGATGCGAGCGCCTACGAGGCCGCCAAACCCGCGGCATGGCTGGCGAAGAACGCGGGGCGGTTCGCGAACCACGTCGCGGTGTTCACCGCGGGCGAGAACGACCCGGAATACGTGGACTTCGCCGCGAAGAACTCGGCCCTGGCAGAGGCGGCCGGTTTCTCGACCACGAACTACGTCGTGCCGGGTGCCGACCACGTGGTGACGGCGCTGCGGGGCGGCCTGCCCTTCGCCTTCGGAGTGCTCTACCCGCGGCTGGGCCTCGCGCCGCCGCCGGCCTCGTAG
- a CDS encoding YidH family protein produces MRNDRARGRFPARVYSQGTEPDPRFSLANERTFLAWIRTALALIAAGVALEALGLGLQPGLRLAASVVLIVAGCATPVQGWLGWAATERALRRNEPLPSSLLSLPIGILVVVAGVLVALAVVFR; encoded by the coding sequence GTGAGGAACGACCGCGCGCGTGGCCGGTTTCCCGCCCGCGTCTACTCCCAGGGCACCGAACCCGATCCCCGCTTCTCGCTCGCGAACGAGCGCACGTTTCTCGCCTGGATCCGCACGGCCCTGGCGCTCATCGCGGCGGGGGTCGCGCTCGAAGCGCTCGGCCTCGGGTTGCAGCCCGGGCTGCGGCTGGCCGCATCCGTCGTGCTGATCGTTGCCGGATGCGCAACCCCCGTGCAGGGCTGGCTCGGCTGGGCGGCCACGGAGCGCGCGCTGCGCCGAAACGAGCCGCTGCCATCGAGTCTGCTCTCCCTTCCGATCGGCATCCTCGTCGTGGTCGCCGGCGTTCTCGTCGCCCTGGCGGTCGTGTTCAGGTGA
- a CDS encoding heme utilization protein, with amino-acid sequence MNDHIAHKLPRDDSDPYRYGIYLRPDAKTCRAVTVVTDQLRAQYGLLSAGAFPPHATLVGSQPFGFAETEAIETVTALLANREAFEVHNAGIRSQGIGYVYDVSQNADGTVNDALVSLARDIDAAVEPFRRPMNNPLPNDFVPELFRGHLSLASHDLYVRPDLHDEVGEFIRELDVPVPTSFAGRSVVMYRTASPDWSGRWWQTMTWEHVYSWELTSA; translated from the coding sequence GTGAACGACCACATCGCCCACAAACTGCCCCGCGACGACAGCGACCCCTACCGCTACGGCATCTACCTGCGCCCCGACGCGAAGACCTGCCGTGCCGTGACCGTGGTCACCGACCAACTGCGCGCACAGTACGGACTGCTCTCGGCCGGTGCCTTCCCCCCGCACGCCACCCTCGTGGGCAGCCAGCCCTTCGGCTTCGCCGAGACAGAGGCCATCGAGACGGTCACCGCGCTGCTCGCGAATCGCGAGGCGTTCGAGGTGCACAACGCGGGCATTCGGTCTCAGGGCATCGGCTACGTCTATGACGTGAGCCAGAACGCCGACGGCACCGTGAACGACGCGCTGGTGAGCCTCGCTCGAGACATCGATGCCGCCGTCGAGCCGTTCAGGCGCCCCATGAACAACCCGCTGCCGAACGACTTCGTGCCCGAGCTGTTTCGTGGGCACCTGTCGCTGGCCTCGCACGACCTCTATGTGCGCCCCGATCTGCACGACGAGGTCGGCGAGTTCATCAGGGAGCTCGACGTGCCCGTGCCCACCTCGTTCGCTGGCCGCTCCGTCGTGATGTACCGCACGGCCAGCCCCGACTGGTCGGGTCGTTGGTGGCAGACCATGACCTGGGAGCACGTGTACAGCTGGGAGCTGACGAGCGCCTAG
- a CDS encoding DUF808 domain-containing protein, with protein MSVGLLAVVDDILTAALKASAKTAGVVIDDAAVTPQYVQGLTPARELPVVWKIALGSLFNKFIIIIPIALLLTAFAPWVLPYLLIVGGTYLCFEGAEKVTEWFGVHHGSDETDARDEKKLVFGAIRTDLILSTEIMLIALASLDADFGIWPTLGALIVIGLGMTALVYGAVALLVKIDDIGLRLMKNSARGVRRTGARIVASMPAVFRVISVVGTVAMLWVGGHLVITNLAETFWHGPADVLHAVTGAIEAAGPVVIWVVDTAMSFIFGLVLGMIIVAIVTGISRLRSKDEHTVVA; from the coding sequence ATGTCAGTCGGCCTGCTCGCTGTCGTCGATGACATCCTGACCGCAGCCCTGAAGGCCAGCGCCAAGACGGCCGGGGTCGTCATCGATGATGCGGCCGTTACACCGCAGTACGTTCAGGGGCTGACTCCGGCGCGCGAACTGCCCGTCGTATGGAAGATCGCCCTCGGCAGCCTGTTCAACAAGTTCATCATCATCATCCCGATCGCCCTGCTTCTCACGGCCTTCGCGCCCTGGGTGCTGCCGTACCTGCTCATCGTCGGAGGCACCTACCTGTGCTTCGAGGGTGCGGAGAAGGTCACCGAGTGGTTCGGCGTTCATCACGGCAGCGACGAGACCGATGCGCGTGACGAGAAGAAGCTCGTGTTCGGAGCCATTCGCACCGACCTCATCCTGAGCACCGAGATCATGCTGATCGCCCTTGCCAGCCTCGACGCCGACTTCGGCATCTGGCCGACGCTCGGCGCCCTGATCGTGATCGGTCTCGGCATGACGGCGCTCGTGTACGGCGCGGTCGCTCTGCTCGTCAAGATCGACGACATCGGACTGCGCCTCATGAAGAACTCCGCTCGTGGGGTGCGCCGCACGGGTGCGCGCATCGTCGCGTCGATGCCCGCGGTCTTTCGCGTGATCAGCGTCGTGGGTACGGTCGCCATGCTGTGGGTCGGTGGGCACCTCGTCATCACGAACCTCGCCGAGACCTTCTGGCATGGCCCGGCCGATGTTCTGCACGCCGTGACGGGTGCGATCGAGGCCGCGGGCCCCGTCGTCATCTGGGTCGTCGACACGGCGATGTCGTTCATCTTCGGACTCGTGCTCGGCATGATCATCGTCGCTATCGTCACGGGCATCTCGAGGCTGCGTTCCAAAGATGAGCACACCGTCGTGGCTTAG
- a CDS encoding carbohydrate ABC transporter permease, producing MSASITAQRRVALGQRRAPSAQSWRRSDRRVGIALLLPAFAVFAVFVFYPLGKVIWLSMQGTDIFGQAAGFVGAKNFVTIFTDPQFTATMLRTGAFCLAVVAGRIVFGLLITIPLTVKLRGIPVFRALLTSPMVVSVSAASVAFAAMLAPGNGLVNSVITRFGGSAIPFFTSTQWAFASVIVVTVWGSIGFTVLLMLGAFGAIDHDVIEAAHLDGAGPLRTLWSISLPLVTPTLFFVVVTGAVEALTTFGQIQILTGGGPASSTTTLVYNIYQAAFGAGSANFGLAAALGVVLFLLVLALSLVQFGVLEKRVNY from the coding sequence ATGTCGGCCTCCATCACTGCCCAGCGGCGCGTCGCGCTGGGCCAGCGCCGTGCCCCCTCAGCGCAGTCCTGGCGTCGTTCCGATCGACGGGTCGGCATCGCCCTGCTGCTTCCGGCCTTCGCGGTCTTCGCCGTGTTCGTGTTCTATCCGCTCGGCAAGGTCATCTGGCTCAGCATGCAGGGAACCGACATCTTCGGCCAGGCCGCCGGCTTCGTCGGCGCGAAGAACTTCGTCACGATCTTCACCGATCCGCAGTTCACCGCCACGATGCTGCGCACCGGCGCGTTCTGCCTGGCCGTGGTGGCCGGACGCATCGTCTTCGGCCTGCTCATCACCATCCCCCTCACGGTGAAGCTGCGGGGCATCCCCGTGTTCCGCGCGTTGCTCACCTCGCCGATGGTCGTCAGCGTCTCGGCAGCATCCGTCGCCTTCGCCGCCATGCTCGCCCCCGGAAACGGCCTCGTCAACTCCGTGATCACCCGCTTCGGCGGCTCGGCCATCCCGTTCTTCACCAGTACGCAGTGGGCGTTCGCGAGCGTGATCGTGGTCACCGTCTGGGGATCGATCGGCTTCACCGTGCTACTCATGCTCGGAGCGTTCGGCGCCATCGACCACGATGTGATCGAGGCCGCCCACCTCGACGGAGCCGGGCCCCTCCGCACCCTCTGGTCGATCTCGCTGCCGCTCGTCACCCCCACGCTCTTCTTCGTCGTGGTCACCGGCGCGGTCGAGGCGCTCACCACCTTCGGCCAGATCCAGATCCTCACCGGGGGCGGGCCGGCCAGTTCCACCACCACCCTCGTGTACAACATCTACCAGGCGGCGTTCGGGGCCGGCAGCGCCAACTTCGGCCTCGCCGCCGCCCTCGGTGTCGTGTTGTTCCTTCTGGTGCTCGCCCTCTCCCTGGTGCAGTTCGGCGTGCTCGAGAAGCGGGTGAACTACTGA
- a CDS encoding carbohydrate ABC transporter permease yields the protein MAVAAVGRAAVRRPKRRSSARARTRSALLYAWLVAAVVVVCFPLYYIFEGALTPTAWLDQGLEGLVPIHLTFDNVVRATQVIPLGRQFGNSLLVTICQTLLQITIGIAAAYALVFCRLRGTRALFLVLLSSMMIPAETTLIANYLTISSWHLIDTVPAVFLPFIASALSIFLFRQAFLSFPGELRDAALLDGAGHFRFIRSMLLPVVRPTLISVTLVSATAAWNGFFWPLLVTNSPDNRTVQVGIAQLSSAEATDIGVVLAGAAMVTLPVLIVVLLAQRFLAGGITAGALK from the coding sequence ATGGCCGTAGCGGCGGTAGGGCGCGCGGCGGTGCGCCGGCCGAAGAGACGATCTTCGGCGAGGGCGCGCACGCGCAGCGCGCTGCTCTATGCCTGGCTCGTCGCGGCGGTCGTCGTGGTCTGCTTTCCGCTGTACTACATCTTCGAGGGCGCGCTCACGCCCACGGCCTGGCTCGACCAGGGGCTCGAGGGGCTCGTGCCCATCCACCTCACGTTCGACAACGTCGTCCGCGCCACCCAGGTCATTCCGCTCGGCCGACAGTTCGGCAACAGCCTGCTCGTCACGATCTGCCAGACGCTGCTGCAGATCACCATCGGCATCGCCGCGGCTTATGCCCTCGTCTTCTGCCGACTGCGCGGCACCCGGGCGCTGTTTCTCGTGCTGCTCTCGAGCATGATGATCCCAGCCGAGACGACCCTCATCGCCAACTACCTCACGATCTCGTCGTGGCACCTCATCGACACCGTGCCGGCCGTCTTCCTGCCGTTCATCGCGTCGGCGCTCAGCATCTTCCTGTTCCGGCAGGCGTTCCTCAGCTTTCCCGGTGAGCTGCGCGACGCCGCGCTGCTCGATGGGGCAGGCCACTTTCGCTTCATCCGGTCGATGCTCTTGCCCGTCGTTCGCCCGACGCTCATCTCGGTGACCCTGGTCAGTGCCACGGCTGCGTGGAACGGCTTCTTCTGGCCGCTGCTGGTCACGAACTCGCCTGACAACCGAACGGTGCAGGTGGGCATCGCCCAGCTCTCGAGCGCCGAGGCGACCGACATCGGCGTCGTGCTTGCCGGGGCTGCCATGGTCACCCTCCCCGTGCTCATCGTCGTACTTCTCGCGCAGCGCTTCCTCGCCGGCGGAATCACCGCCGGCGCCCTCAAATAG
- a CDS encoding GTP pyrophosphokinase family protein, with translation MHAQEDKQSRIRDEAELRELRAEFTRFMMSYKFGIDEVMTKINILREEFNHVHDYNPIEHVNSRLKSPESILEKARRKGLELDTDVIRERIHDIAGIRITCSFLSDIDKIRDMLARQVDLTLIAERDYVTSPKANGYTSLHLIVSVPVFMSDRVEQVPVEIQIRTIAMDFWASLEHKIYYKYNREVPAALLDELKEAADTANRLDVTMQSLHSQVRALAADGSTTDDGTVAFGDLDRLILPDDLLDSLASRRRVEAGGPDA, from the coding sequence GTGCACGCACAGGAAGACAAGCAGTCCCGTATCCGCGACGAAGCCGAGCTCAGGGAGCTGCGGGCGGAGTTCACGCGCTTCATGATGTCGTACAAGTTCGGCATCGACGAGGTGATGACGAAGATCAACATCCTGCGCGAGGAGTTCAACCACGTGCACGACTACAACCCGATCGAGCACGTGAATTCGCGGCTCAAGTCGCCCGAATCCATCCTCGAGAAGGCGCGCCGCAAGGGCCTCGAGCTCGACACCGACGTCATCCGCGAGCGCATCCACGACATCGCGGGAATCCGCATCACGTGCAGCTTTCTGAGCGACATCGACAAGATCAGGGACATGCTCGCCCGGCAGGTCGACCTGACGCTGATCGCCGAGCGCGACTACGTGACGTCTCCCAAGGCGAACGGCTACACGAGCCTGCACCTCATCGTGTCGGTGCCGGTGTTCATGTCGGACAGGGTGGAACAGGTTCCCGTCGAGATCCAGATCCGCACCATCGCCATGGATTTCTGGGCCAGCCTCGAGCACAAGATCTATTACAAATACAACCGCGAGGTTCCGGCCGCGCTGCTCGATGAGCTGAAAGAGGCCGCCGACACCGCGAACCGCCTCGACGTCACGATGCAGAGCCTGCACAGCCAGGTGCGCGCGCTGGCCGCCGACGGTTCCACCACCGACGACGGCACCGTGGCCTTCGGCGATCTCGACCGGCTCATCCTGCCCGACGACCTGCTCGACTCACTCGCCTCTCGTCGCCGGGTCGAGGCAGGCGGGCCGGATGCCTGA
- a CDS encoding DUF202 domain-containing protein — MSPEHAGDPGLQSERTALAWRRTAFALAIGSLVAFRVLAGSVGVFALVPSAVGLAVAGAILLSSHGRYHHHRRVVSASYADPDRIPEIAEAASAADILPGAAVIALTAAATALFGVAGLAYALFS; from the coding sequence GTGAGCCCGGAGCATGCGGGCGACCCCGGCCTGCAGTCGGAGAGAACAGCCCTGGCGTGGCGGCGCACGGCCTTCGCGCTCGCCATCGGATCGCTGGTGGCGTTTCGCGTACTCGCGGGGAGCGTCGGAGTTTTCGCGCTGGTTCCCTCCGCTGTCGGGCTCGCGGTCGCGGGCGCGATTCTGCTGTCGTCGCACGGTCGGTACCACCACCATCGCCGAGTCGTATCCGCCTCCTACGCTGACCCCGACCGCATCCCCGAGATCGCCGAGGCCGCCTCCGCGGCCGACATCCTCCCCGGCGCCGCAGTGATCGCTCTCACCGCGGCGGCGACCGCACTCTTCGGCGTCGCCGGGCTGGCCTACGCGCTCTTCTCCTAG
- a CDS encoding inositol monophosphatase family protein codes for MTPDTAYDPNELVRLAETAARTAAPALVAAFRSDMDISFKRDAHDVVTLHDREAERVISEVLQAGAPGSQILGEETGSSGEARLRWIIDPIDGTANFARGLAYWCVSIAAEVDGEVVAGVVLDPMADHLFAAGDGEATLDGAPMRSASAADDRSTLLTSFPNQHDVDLLGDAAFELLAQITSTYQHHHSTGSGALNLVHVAAGWSDATMGFDTSPWDVAAGAHILQRAGGSYAGFREGVAVDRPQLSLDYVALGAGGDHSALIERVRELSSRWFPAA; via the coding sequence ATGACACCCGACACCGCCTACGACCCGAACGAGCTGGTGCGGCTCGCAGAGACCGCAGCTCGAACAGCCGCACCCGCACTCGTCGCGGCGTTCCGCTCCGACATGGACATCTCGTTCAAGCGCGACGCGCACGACGTCGTCACCCTGCACGACCGCGAGGCCGAGCGCGTAATCAGCGAGGTGCTGCAGGCCGGCGCTCCCGGGTCGCAGATCCTCGGCGAAGAGACGGGCAGCTCCGGCGAGGCGCGGCTGCGCTGGATCATCGACCCCATCGACGGCACGGCGAACTTCGCCCGCGGCCTGGCCTACTGGTGCGTCTCGATCGCCGCCGAGGTCGACGGCGAGGTCGTGGCCGGCGTCGTGCTCGATCCCATGGCCGATCACCTCTTCGCAGCGGGCGACGGCGAGGCCACCCTCGACGGCGCGCCGATGCGGTCGGCCTCGGCCGCCGACGATCGCTCGACCCTGCTCACGAGCTTTCCGAACCAGCACGACGTCGATCTGCTCGGCGACGCAGCCTTCGAGCTGCTCGCTCAGATCACGAGCACCTATCAGCACCACCACAGCACGGGCAGCGGCGCACTCAACCTGGTGCACGTCGCCGCCGGCTGGTCCGACGCCACGATGGGCTTCGACACGAGCCCCTGGGACGTCGCGGCCGGCGCCCACATTCTGCAGCGCGCGGGCGGCAGCTACGCCGGCTTCCGCGAGGGCGTGGCCGTCGACCGCCCGCAGCTGAGCCTCGACTACGTTGCTCTGGGCGCGGGCGGCGACCACTCCGCGCTCATCGAGAGGGTGCGCGAGCTGTCGTCGCGCTGGTTCCCGGCGGCCTAG